Within Actinoplanes sp. L3-i22, the genomic segment CCGATGCGCACCGCCGCGGAGCCGTCCGCCGAGGTGGAGGCGGACAGCCTGGCCGTCGACGGTGTGTCCTGCGCCTCCGGTTCGACTCGCCCCGTCCTCGACACGGTGCGCCCCGTCCTGACCGCTCGGATGACCGGGTCGGCGGCGGTCGACCTTCAGCTCCAGAAGGAGAACGCCACCGACGTCACCATCGACGGCGATGACCTGACGAGCGAGCACGGCTATGTGGCCCTCTACCTGCGCGGGGACCATCGGCTCGAGCGGGGTGGGTCGTACCGCTGGCGGGTCCGCGCCACGGCGACCAATGACTGGTCGCCGTGGTGCGAGTTCAGCATCGCCGCGACCACCCTCGACACCGTTGGCCTGCCGCCCGCGAAGTAATGAGGGGCTCGGGGTCACTCCGGCACCGGCAGGGATTCCGGGGGTTGGTGGTATTCACCCAGGGCGTACCGTAATCGGTGGTTGAGATCTGAGATCGCCTGACGCAACTCCCGCTCGGCCCGGCCGGTTCCGCCGAGTCCCGCTCGTCCCAGCCGGTCCCGGAGGCGATCCGCCAGATGGTCAGAAACCTCCCCGGCCGCGATCTCGCCTTCCAGCACGGCGAGCAGACCGATCAGGGCCGCCAGGTCGCGAGCGCGGCAGAGGTGCGCTGCCAGGGCGTCCGGTCCGTATGAGGTCATACGGCCACCCTAGGCACCTCCGCGCCGCCGGCACGCGCTTGTGGACACCGTTGGCTTTCATAAGGCGATGACCGATCGGATGCAGCAGTCGGCCCGTGACGATCGGCCTGTGAAGATTCCCAAGCCGACGTGGCGCGGCCGGCTGCATCTCCTGTGGTTCCCGCTCGCCCTGATCGCCGGCGCGTATCTGATCGCCGCCGCGCGCGGCACCGCCGCGGTCACCGTGGCCGCGGTCTACGCCGGCGCCGTGAGCCTGCTGTTCGGCACCAGCGCCCTCTACCACCGGGTCGACTGGCGATTCGCGGTGAAGCGGATCCTGCAACGCCTCGACCACCTGATGATCTTCGTGCTGATCGCCGGAACCGTCACCCCGATGTACCAGCTCGCCGCCCCCGACCGCTACCGCCCCCTCTGCCTGATCCTGACCTGGCTGCTCGCGACCGCCGCGGCCGCCCTGCACCTGGCCCGGATGGCGGCCCCCGAACGCGTGGTCGGCGGCACCTACCTCGCCCTCGGCGCGGTGGCCGCCCCGGCCCTCCCGCTGGTCTGGATCCACGCCGGGCCGCTCGCCGGCGGCCTCGCCGTCGCCGGTGCCGTGCTCTACGTCGCCGGAGCCCTCGCCTATCACTTCCGCAGACCCGATCCGGCACCGCCGGTGTTCGGCTATCACGAGGTCTTCCACGCCTTCGTCTGCGCCGCCGCCACCTGTCACTACGGCAGCGTCCTCCTCCTCGTGCGGCACGCCGGACAATAAACAGTTTTGACAGTTGCGGATCGTCGACGACTGTTCATCGACATGTCTCGCTGACCCGGTGCGCTCCTACGTTCTGCCGCAAGCAGGAACGAAGGAGGAGATGCCCCGTGTGGCAACGTCTTTCCACAGCAGCGCTCGCCATGATCACCGTGGTGGCCGGACTCGGCACGCCGGCCGCGGCGGACCCGGCCGGCCCGGTGCTCTACGCGGACAGCCCGGCCGCGGTACCCGGCCGGTACATCGTCACCCTGAAGGATCGCGCGTCGATCGGGGACCAGGCGAGCACGCTCACCCGGCGCTTCGGCGGGCGGGTACGGCACGTCTACGACCAGGTCCAGCACGGCTTCTCGACCGCGATGACCGAGCGGCAGGCGGTCGCGCTGGCCGCCGATCCGGCGGTCGCGTCGGTCGAGCAGGTGCAGCGGATCACCGTGCAGGACACCCAGAGCAACCCGCCGAACTGGGGCGACGACCGGATCGACCAGCGCGCGCTGCCGCTGGACAAGACGTTCACCTACCCGGCGAACCCGGGGCAGGGCGTCACCGTGTACGTCCTGGACACCGGCCTGAACGCGAGCCACACCGAGTTCACCGGCCGGGTCGGCCAGGGCACCGACATCGTCGACGGGGACAGCAACCCGGCCGACTGTCACGGGCACGGCACCCACGTGGCCGGTACGGCGGTCGGCACCACGTACGGCATCGCGAAGAAGGCCCGGATCGTCTCGGTCCGGGTGCTGGACTGCCAGGGCACCGGCACCAACGACGACCTGATCGCCGGGATCAACTGGGTGCGGGCCAACGCCCAGAAGCCGGCGGTGGCCAACTACAGCATCGGCTGCGGCAGCCGGTGCACCAGCCAGGCCATGGACAGCGCGGTGTCCGGCCTGATCAGCTCCGGGGTGCAGTTCGTCCAGGCGGCCGGCAACAACGGTGACGACGCCTGCTACTACTCGCCGCAGGCGGTGCCGGCAGCGATCACGGTCGGCAACAGCACCAGCGCCGACGCCCGCAACAGCAGCAGCAACTACGGATCCTGCCTGGACGTCTTCGCGCCGGGCACGAGCATCGTCTCGGCGTCGTACGCCAGCAACACCGGCAGCGCGACGATGACCGGCACGTCGATGGCGTCCCCGCACGTGACCGGCGCGGCGGCCGCCTACCTGGGCGCGAACCCGTCGGCCACCCCGGCGCAGGTCCGCGACGCCCTGGTCACCAACGGCACCACCGGGAAGATCACCAGCCCGGGCAGCGGCTCGCCGAACGTGCTGCTGTACACCGGCTTCATCGGCGGCGGCACCCCGGGCGGGCTGACCGTGCCGAGCCCGGGCAACCAGAGCACCTCGGTCGGGCAGGACGTCGACGTGCAGCTCACGGCGAGCGGCGGGACCAAGCCGTACACCTGGAAAGGGGTTGGTCTTCCGG encodes:
- a CDS encoding hemolysin III family protein, which codes for MKIPKPTWRGRLHLLWFPLALIAGAYLIAAARGTAAVTVAAVYAGAVSLLFGTSALYHRVDWRFAVKRILQRLDHLMIFVLIAGTVTPMYQLAAPDRYRPLCLILTWLLATAAAALHLARMAAPERVVGGTYLALGAVAAPALPLVWIHAGPLAGGLAVAGAVLYVAGALAYHFRRPDPAPPVFGYHEVFHAFVCAAATCHYGSVLLLVRHAGQ
- a CDS encoding S8 family serine peptidase, which encodes MWQRLSTAALAMITVVAGLGTPAAADPAGPVLYADSPAAVPGRYIVTLKDRASIGDQASTLTRRFGGRVRHVYDQVQHGFSTAMTERQAVALAADPAVASVEQVQRITVQDTQSNPPNWGDDRIDQRALPLDKTFTYPANPGQGVTVYVLDTGLNASHTEFTGRVGQGTDIVDGDSNPADCHGHGTHVAGTAVGTTYGIAKKARIVSVRVLDCQGTGTNDDLIAGINWVRANAQKPAVANYSIGCGSRCTSQAMDSAVSGLISSGVQFVQAAGNNGDDACYYSPQAVPAAITVGNSTSADARNSSSNYGSCLDVFAPGTSIVSASYASNTGSATMTGTSMASPHVTGAAAAYLGANPSATPAQVRDALVTNGTTGKITSPGSGSPNVLLYTGFIGGGTPGGLTVPSPGNQSTSVGQDVDVQLTASGGTKPYTWKGVGLPAGLAIGADTGQISGAPTTAGTSTVTVTATDSAGKTGSATFTWTVTSGGGGCTPTQPVGNPGFESGTTPWTSTANVIGTWSQYPARSGSRNAWLNGGGQVQTDTLGQQVTLPACASVALRFWIRITTAENDGLVYDRLTLTAGGSTVGTWTNLDQTSGYVEKVVDLTAFAGQTVNLTFTGVEDWSQQTSFVIDDVTVSAS